The Molothrus ater isolate BHLD 08-10-18 breed brown headed cowbird chromosome 6, BPBGC_Mater_1.1, whole genome shotgun sequence genome segment GACAACTTGAACAACGCTGACATGCTGCTCATCCTGAAACAAAGCACAGAAGAGAAACTGAGAATAccttaaaatcttaaaaagagAACACTGAGAACAccttaaaatcttaaaaagagAACAGTGAGAACAccttaaaatcttaaaaagagAGCACTGAGAACAccttaaaatcttaaaaagagaacactttaaaacacaaattttcCCCCAGCTCCTGTGACGATGTCaccttccctttcctgcctggATAATTCCATTGCCTGTCCCTTTGCCATAATTTCAGCCTCAAACCTGTGTGAAACAACCTCAGCTCATACATGCACAGCTATAAATTCCCAGATATCTTTAACTTGGATCTGCTGAATCCAAGTTAAAGTTAATCCATGTGAATTTCAAGTCCCTTTTCTGTTCTATCTGGACCAATGCTCTGTGAGAAGCCAGCTGGAACTCCAGTGGAGATATTAAGAAAGAAGCACCAGGAggttttattaaaacaaaaaaaaaattaagctattaaaagaaaatcaggttATAAGAGCTGAGAGATCCTCAGACACTTAAGTTTGGTGTCTGAGTACAGAAAATAATAAGAGAACTTGTTGATGCTGAATTAATGCCCAGTTTCACACATTCCTTGGCGTGGGGTAAGAGTTTGTAAGAGAActtcacagccaggaattccttgcaTGTATCAAACCCAAATTTCCCTTGGCAGTTTGAACCCAATCCCCTTTTTCCTGTCAGTTCCTGATGGAGAATCCCTCTGTGATTTCCCTGTGATTTCCTCCAGACAGTGGAAGAAATTTCCCAGGATTTAGCTGGGCAAAAACCATCAGAAACCAAAAAACTTCAAGGGTCAGCAAGGTCCCTACAAGAGTTTAGGAAACCTCTTCAAGCTTTAAAGTAaaccctgctggggacacccctgctATGGTGACAGTGCTCAGGTCACTCCTGCTATGGTGACAGTGCTCAGGTCACCCCTGCTGTGGTGACAGTGCTCAGGTCACCCCTGCTATGGTGACAATGCTCAGGTCATCCCTGCTATGGTGACAACCCTCAGGTCACCCCTGCTATGGTGACAGTGCTCAGGTCACCTCTGCTGTGGTGACAGCGCTCAGGTCATCCCTGCTATGGTGACAGTGCTCAGGTCACCCCTGCTCTGTGACAGTGCTCAGGTCACTCCTGCTATGGTGACAGTGCTCAGGTCACCCCTGCTGTGGTGACAACCCTCAGGTCACCCCTGCTGTGGTGACAACCCTCAGGTCACCTCTGCTGTGGTGACAGTGCTCAGGTCATCTCTGCTGTGGTGACAGTGCTCAGGTCACCCCTGCTGTGGTCACAACCCTGCCACACCTGAGGAAGAATTGGgacacccacccacccacacattcccacagctcctgcccacacagagctgggaacagggaGCAGGACACACCTCAGGACATTTGATAATAAATTGTtacaaaaccaacccaaagcTTACAGGAAAGAGGAAGGACCAAACCAGGAGGACACTGGTTCAATGGATTTCCACTCCTCATCACTGATGAAGTTAATGAAGGCAGCTTTATTCCTTGCTCCCTGGTACCTCCTGAACTCTCCATCTTTGCAGCTGTAAAATAACAACATCACCCAAATCCTTTATTTATATGACCCAAGCACCAAGTGCAGCATTTGTTTCCATCCAACAAACCCCCTCCCATCATCTTGTCTATTTTTTACACATTCACTTTctcagtgttattttttttagctgatACTGCCTCTAAAAACCATTTTCCAAACCCCTGGACTTACTCCAAGTTATTTCCAGAACACTGATTCCACAAACAGCTTGGCTAGCTTTAGGCTGtgatcccacaaaaaaaaaaaaaaaagaaaagaaaagaaagataatgaTCTTCCTAAAGCCCTTGCCACACACCTGCACTGAAGATCAACCTACAGAGAAAGGATTGCAAAACAGAAACACCCATGAAAAGGCAGAATAAATAAGGcctgaagggaaaggaaaagaaatcatctGGCAGCACAAGGTCACAGTGGGTGAGACAGTGGATGTGTCAGTGACAAGCAGCTCCTATTCTTAAAGAGCATAATAAATCTCATttatttgccaaaaaaaaagaagaaaaaaatgcccactctcaccccaaaaaacccctgctgccctgcataCTTACTGATAGATGGTAGGGAGGGCTGTGATGATAAATCGTCCACTTAACCCTGTAAGGAAAGTTATTTTAAGagtattttgagtatttttatggaaaaaaagaggcaaggAATGCTGTAACACCCCAAAATACAACAGCAGGCCTGGGTATCAATATTTCCATGCAATCCAACACAACCTTGTGCATGTCAAAGCAGCACACACTTAAAAAATGGTCCCTGGACAAAGAGTAACATGGGGAAAATGAGATATCCAGGGATAGCAGCTCCATTGGACTCTtttggctgcagctcttcagaggGAGAGGCTCTCCTTTGCAAACAGGATCTGCAGCCTCCAGAAACCCTGAGGAAAATAACCCAAGTGAGGCAAGCTTCAAAAGTAAAGCTGCTCTGGAGAAAGAGATCAGCGTGGGGAAGGCCAGGCTTACAAatcccacagggacaggagagtTCCAGGAGATTTTCAGGAGAGTTTCAGGACAGTCTCAGAACAGTCAGAGCAGATTGTTTGTGCTCCCTTCTCCCAACCAAAGGAGGGACTGGAATGGCAAGGCTGAAACTTTAAAAGTATGGCCAAAAATCTCCTTGAAATCATGCTCTGGACAAAACTTCTCATTGTTTTTACCTATTATAGtctatgaattttttttattctattcaTTCAATTATATTTATTTGCTCTACTATCTGACAGTCTCGTTCCTGTGTGGaacctggcccagggtgcccagagaagctttccctggatccctgggagtgtccaaggccaggctggacagggcttggagctccctgggatggtggaaggtgcGGTaggggttggaatgggatgatcttcaaggtccctcccaaccaaAACATTCTGGGATCCTATTAAGCAAGATCAGGGCGTTTAGTCACACAGCTAGAGATGAGTAAAACACTTTTATTACCCCTATTATTTCTGCCTGCCTCCCACAAGCACACACCGGAGACgagcacccccaaacccctcagctcCCCAGATCCCGGGGGGCTTCgggagcccttcccagcccctctcacccGGCTGCTCGGTCACATCCACTTTGGCCACGTTGACCCCCAGGTCCTCTCCCCACTCGGCGAACTTCTCCCACTCGGGCTGCAGGTTCTCGCAGGCGGGGCACCAGGGCGCGTAGCTGCGGGAGCGGCACAGCGCGGTCACCCACAGAGCCCTCACACCGCCCCGGCACCCCCGCCGCGCCGCTCCCCACTCACAACTCCACCATCCACTcgtcctgcagcagctcccgcCACATCCCGTCCGACAGCACCTTCACGGGGCTCGGCCTgccccgggcggcggcggccagcgccaggcagagcagagcgCAGAGCGGAGCCCTCAgcgcgggcccggcccggcccggcgccgccatcttgggcCGCCCCCCCCCTTCCGCCTTCCCGGCGCGTCACGGCCGGGCCCGCCCTGAGGGGAGCGGGGAGGAGGCACCGGGAACCGGGAGAGCGGGGCATCGGGAGGGGTTGGAGTCCTGGAATGGGAGGGATTGGAATCGGAAGGGATTGCAGTCCTGGAATGGTTGGGATTGGGATCCTGAAATGGCCAGGATTGAAATCGGAAGGGATCGCAATCCTGAAATGGTTGGGattggaatcctggaatggtcGGGATTTGGAAGGGATCGGAATCCTGGAGTGGTGGGGATCGGAAGGGGTTGGAATCAGAAGGGATTGCAGTCCTGGAATGGTCGGGATTGAAATCCTGGAGTGGTTGGGATTGGGAGGGATTGGAATCAGAAGGGATTGGAATCGCAAGGGATTGCAATTCTGAAATGGTTGGGAGTGGAGGGGACTGGAATCGGAAAGTATTGCAATCCTGGAACGGTTGGGATTGGAAGGGATTGGAATGGATTGGAATCCTAGGATGGTTGGAATCAGAAGGGATTGGAATCCTGGAGTGGTTGGGATTGGAAGGCATTGGAATCCTGGAACGGTTGGGATTTGGAAGGGATTGGAATCCTGGAGTGGTTGGGATTGGAAGGGATTGGAATCCTGGAACAGTTGGGATTTGGAAGGGattggaatcctggaatggtcAGGATTGGAAGGGATTGGAATCAGAAGGGattggaatcctggaatggtcGGGATTGGAAGGCATTGGAAAGGattggaatcctggaatggttggCATTGGAAAGGATTGCAGTCCTGGAATGGTTGGCATTGGAAAGGTTTGCAATCCTGGAAGGGTTAGGATTGGAAGGGATGGAATTCCCGACTCGTCCCACCCCATGGCacaccagggatggggcagccgtGGATGGgtgggtaacctgtgccagggcctcagcaccctcacagggaaggatgtcaccctgatttttttaagattttctaagccttctgatgtttacatttttgtaacgaactttctcacGCACTTTCTGTAAATGACTCATTGTTTTACGTGCTTttatggaaaaggagaaatttgatAAACTGTTAGTTTGCCCggtgtcattggagaggtggcgctttcaccctccaatccactgtcacttttagaaatctataaatgttagagtcaaaaaataaaatttctttttttgccttgaaaACAGCAATGTGTGTGTGTCGTGttatttcgtgtcctatagtgacagaAGGATTTCTTCTGTATGTCCTAAATATCCCTTCTTTCAGTTTGCACCCATTACTccttatcacagaatcattaagtgtgaaaagtgcatattaATGTGGCTCTACACAGATATTTACTGTATGTGTTATGTTATATTGATTGGTAGTGCTGTATTGACATTTTAGTAGGATTGTAAACCTAGTTTTGTAGTTTAAATgtaacttttgtagttaaaatagaaactgtgtatgtgggatattttttttaaagaaaggaatgaggtactcaCACCggatagcagccacaggacacctgaatctttcagagaaagagaatttattgctccattatcaggagaaatgaacttcttcctgccttgctcaggaTTGGAGACACCAGggttcagaggaagaagctgacactgctcagacagaatcctgtgtttgaatggaatttctgcatcatggatgaggctgtatgaatatgcaacaggctgttgtttttaagggttaatcctctggTAACGTGAGGCCTTTTccgggcttattttgcccagaaaggagtctgtaactctttgtttttattgtctcatattgtcctaatccaaattgtccaaattattattactctaattctattgctatttttataaccattttattactattaaacttttaaaattttaaaaacaagtgattggcgtttttcacattACCGTTGGAAATGATCTCCGAGGTCAtcgagtcccagctgtgcccggtCCCCACCTcgtcacccagcccagagcactgagtgccacctccaggaattccctgggcacctccagggatgggcactccaccATTCCCTGATCAGACCCTTCTGATGCTTAACAACCCTTCCTGtgaggaaattcttcctcacACCCAGCCtaaaccctgccctggcccagcctgaggccgttccctctgctcctgtccctgtgccctggagcagagcccgacccccccggctgtgccctcctggcaggagctgtgcagagccacaagggcccctgagcctcctttgctccaggctgagcccctgcccagctccctcagggattctgcagcccctgcccagctccctcagggattctgcagcccctgcccggctccctcagggattctgcagcccctgcccggctcctcagggattctgcagcccctgcccggctccctcagggattctgcagcccctgcccagctccctcagggattctgcagcccctgcccagctccctcagggcctttcctggggctccattcccttcccagctccgttctCTGCACACTCTCCAGCCCCTTAGTGTATTTCCAAATTTAGGAGCCATTGGTTTatgggctgggagcacacactgctggcttgTGTTGAGTTTTTCATTAACCATCACCCCCAATCTTTCTCCACAGTCCCTTCTCCATCCAACCTGTGTGTCTGGGATAaagaacagccacagcttccctctgctgctgcccagagcagctgtggctgcccctggatccctggaagtgtccaaggccaggctggatatTGGGGTTTGGAgtaacctgggacagtggaagttgtccctgcccatggcacagggtggaactgggtgggatttaaggctccttccaacccaaaccattccatgattctgtgatctttaCTTATGGCAGAAAGGAACAGCACCTGAGTGTCACCgtgatgttttctgaaaaatcccttcgccaggatttcttctcctgggaagatgaggagccccagcttctccatgttttggtgctctggaatgtggtctggaggttgtTTATCCtaacatgtgaattgtttttaattaatggccaatcacagccagctgtgtcaaggctctgaggagtcacaggtttttattattcattcttgttcagccttctgatgtatcctttctctttctttagtgtagtttagtatagcataatataatataatataatataatataatataatataatataatataatataatataataataaatcagccttctgagaacatggagtcaaattctcatctctcccctcatcctggggaccctcacaaagACCACACCTGAGTGATTAATTCTCAAGCAGAAATCAGGGAGCAGGTCAATGTTAACAAGCAGACAAATCCCACATCTGCTCACTCCTGTCCCTCACCACCTGAAGCATTTCCAGGGAAGGAACCTCCTTTTCCATATGCACATACTTTCtttaacacagatttttctccagctcctgtggTAATGTCaccttccctttcctgcctggACAATTTCTTTGCCTGCCCCTTTGCCATAATTTCAAATCCCACAGTCCAGAGCCTTGGCAGCCATTGAGAggtgcagggaaaaaaaaagaataaatcagcatttgtttgtttttaaatttattttatcttatttgAGCAACTTTTCTGTAGTGCAACGTGTATGTTCCTGTCTGTAGGAGAACAGGCATTATTAAGGACTTGTTATTCATTGATTCAGCACTCAGGAATAAATCACTGCTTGCAGCACTCTGCTGACTGCTGTTTTAGGCATAATtgaatttttgaaatttgttATTGATAATCCATGAATATTCCATTCTGCATCAGCAGTCAGGTGAAATGCAAAGTGCTGTCTCTGAGTAACaactggactcaatgatcctgaaggtcttttccaacctaaacacTTCTGTGACTTCTGTGATTATCCCTGATAATTTGAGATATGTTGAGGAATAAGTGCATTAAAATCTGTTGTGTAACCATGTGTAAATAAATTTACCACTGTGAATAAAAAGATTTCTTCAAAGGCACACTATGAGCTCCCTATGGGAACAGCTtgaaaaaccctgaaaattacAACTTCATACCTCCCCTGCTCGGTTCCAGGAGTTATTTTAAGTGTAATGACTGCTCTGAGTTACTTGTATCTCAGTTATTAATATGACATTGACATTGTCTTGATTCTCTGTAAAGTTTTGAGAACAAGAAAGCCTTAACCTTATCTTTGAGGCATCTtgctcccctcagccctcccAGGCTGACAGGAGAATTATCTGCCTCATCTTTCAAGGTTCATGGCAGGATAAAGAGAGTTAATAGCCAAGTGACCTTAAGAAAGAAACAcatctttcattatttt includes the following:
- the TMX1 gene encoding thioredoxin-related transmembrane protein 1: MAAPGRAGPALRAPLCALLCLALAAAARGRPSPVKVLSDGMWRELLQDEWMVEFYAPWCPACENLQPEWEKFAEWGEDLGVNVAKVDVTEQPGLSGRFIITALPTIYHCKDGEFRRYQGARNKAAFINFISDEEWKSIEPVSSWFGPSSFLMSSMSALFKLSMWIRHGHGYLTENLGMPVWGSYAVFGLATLFLGMVLGLMMVFLADCICPSKRHRPPQLQPQPRKQGPESAHLLKNRYEEQEGDEGDVSDEETEGKEGSKRDSSPSGVRQRPVPGAAPLEKS